From a region of the Fervidicoccaceae archaeon genome:
- a CDS encoding CBS domain-containing protein produces the protein MSSSTTQLSIYCRKNIPFLTKEDKALRAREIIRETGLRVIPIFDDVSRKKTIGIVRRIDLLNISSTKSNLRVLDIMSTDYLSFRDSDDIIEALKTMLKRGEWYSIVEEKTGEFKGVFGLENGLKFFMDQGSRSLSAPLREFYTPNPIYVQEDELISRVWYLMLKHQYAGFPVLNRKGELVGAITQHDLLRKGYTRPVLESPSPPKKVLVREAMTTPPIALPPDSPLSEAVSLMLKKDIGRVYVSEGKKLVGVIDREDAVKAILSFQL, from the coding sequence ATGTCTTCCTCAACCACTCAATTATCGATCTACTGTAGGAAAAACATCCCCTTTCTTACGAAAGAGGATAAGGCACTAAGAGCTAGAGAAATCATCAGAGAAACCGGTCTAAGGGTTATTCCAATTTTTGATGACGTCTCCAGGAAAAAGACCATAGGCATAGTTCGGAGAATCGATCTTCTGAATATATCCTCAACTAAGTCGAATTTGAGAGTTCTCGATATAATGAGCACTGATTACTTGTCCTTCAGAGATAGCGATGATATTATAGAAGCACTGAAAACTATGCTGAAGCGGGGAGAGTGGTACTCAATAGTAGAGGAAAAAACTGGAGAGTTCAAGGGAGTTTTTGGTCTGGAGAATGGTTTAAAATTTTTCATGGACCAAGGAAGTAGATCTCTTTCAGCTCCTTTGAGAGAATTTTACACTCCAAATCCTATCTATGTTCAAGAGGACGAGTTAATATCGAGAGTCTGGTATTTGATGCTCAAGCATCAGTATGCTGGTTTTCCAGTATTAAACAGGAAAGGAGAGCTGGTAGGGGCGATCACACAGCATGATCTATTGAGGAAGGGATACACCCGCCCCGTGCTCGAGTCTCCATCACCTCCAAAGAAAGTACTCGTTCGAGAGGCCATGACCACACCTCCTATAGCATTACCACCAGATTCTCCGCTATCAGAGGCTGTTTCCCTAATGCTGAAAAAGGATATTGGAAGAGTATATGTATCGGAAGGCAAGAAACTAGTAGGAGTAATTGATAGAGAAGATGCCGTGAAGGCAATTTTGAGTTTCCAGCTCTAG
- a CDS encoding ArsR family transcriptional regulator, with protein sequence MEVKKTKEEEEIVGKTGIIEMDGTLYVNGDEYIVRVASALANSTRLYILKYIKEHESDVGEIAELIKQSKANASAQIKKLEEAGLLKTAYKPGQRGVKKITVSNIKKIVIYL encoded by the coding sequence GTGGAAGTTAAAAAAACTAAAGAAGAAGAGGAGATTGTTGGAAAGACTGGTATAATTGAAATGGATGGCACTCTATATGTCAACGGAGATGAATATATTGTTAGAGTTGCTTCTGCACTGGCAAATTCTACAAGACTGTATATATTGAAGTACATAAAGGAACATGAGTCTGATGTGGGAGAGATTGCCGAGCTCATTAAGCAAAGCAAAGCTAATGCAAGTGCCCAGATAAAGAAGCTGGAAGAGGCTGGTCTACTCAAAACAGCTTACAAGCCGGGGCAAAGAGGAGTAAAGAAGATAACGGTGAGCAACATAAAGAAGATAGTAATTTATCTGTAA
- a CDS encoding RIO1 family regulatory kinase/ATPase: protein MKLGEIYRKVPQRAFGILSLVESLLPKYEYVPQELISSRIRLNPSELERLLELLVSLSLLQRRIGKSVGYRLTYLGLNILSLRGLVNRGIIGAIGDKIGVGKESEIYEALSPAQTRLSIKFHMVGRDSFKQFVRVRGFAAGTGFSNWLLKSKLNAMREYRAITRLSQYTDGVLRPFGFNKNAVVTEFVEGIELYKAPSLSDPRRAFEEIIRIIELSYSCAGIVHGDLSEYNVLVRMPDEKPIIIDWPQYIEKNHHSASELLRRDVCYISRYFKKKFGLTEDCSMLYERILNASSENICREISH, encoded by the coding sequence TTGAAACTTGGCGAGATCTACAGAAAGGTTCCGCAGAGGGCATTTGGTATACTCTCTCTGGTTGAATCTCTTCTTCCAAAATATGAATATGTTCCACAGGAATTGATCTCGTCTAGGATTAGGCTTAATCCAAGTGAGCTCGAGAGACTGCTCGAACTTCTTGTCTCCCTCTCCCTACTCCAGAGAAGGATTGGTAAAAGCGTTGGATATAGACTCACATATCTTGGACTTAATATCCTCTCTTTAAGGGGGCTAGTGAATAGAGGGATAATTGGAGCAATTGGTGACAAGATAGGAGTTGGAAAAGAGAGCGAAATATATGAGGCTCTTTCTCCTGCTCAGACAAGGCTTTCCATAAAATTTCATATGGTTGGAAGGGATAGCTTCAAGCAATTTGTGAGGGTCAGAGGATTTGCTGCTGGAACAGGGTTTTCCAACTGGCTCCTAAAATCGAAACTCAATGCTATGAGGGAATATAGAGCGATTACGAGACTCTCGCAGTATACTGATGGAGTTTTGCGACCTTTTGGGTTTAATAAGAATGCAGTTGTAACAGAATTTGTTGAAGGAATAGAGCTCTATAAAGCCCCGTCATTATCAGATCCTCGAAGAGCATTTGAGGAGATAATTAGAATCATAGAGTTATCTTACTCTTGTGCAGGAATAGTTCATGGTGATCTGAGCGAATATAATGTTCTCGTCAGGATGCCTGATGAGAAACCTATCATAATTGATTGGCCTCAATATATTGAGAAAAACCATCATAGTGCCTCTGAATTGCTCAGGAGGGATGTGTGCTACATATCTAGATATTTTAAGAAGAAATTTGGACTAACAGAAGATTGTAGCATGCTATATGAAAGAATTTTAAACGCAAGTTCAGAAAATATTTGCAGAGAGATCTCTCACTAA
- a CDS encoding methionine adenosyltransferase: MMRNIFVEEVNWQIPESMEIELVERKGVGHPDYIADSASEEASLALSEYYIKNYGRVLHHNLDKVLLVGGQASPKFGGGKVNQPIYIIVSGRATTYVNVGGAVEEIPVGTIIVKAVKNWIAKNMRYLNPEEHVIVDYKIGKGSEDLRGIFDYEEKILSNDTSFGVGFYPLTTLENLVLNTERYLNSKEAKRKIPELGEDIKVMGLRRKNEIDLTIAGAIISSLVKSPDEYLEVKRKVKEEVEALSSELAPAFNVRIHFNTGDLPEKGKFYLTVTGTSAEHGDDGATGRGNRANGLITPMRPMSLEATAGKNPINHVGKIYNVLAFVASRRIYEELESEIHVSIQILSQIGRPIDEPLAASIKLTPIRGNITSDMRETAKSIVDEELSNIRRYTELILNRKITLF, encoded by the coding sequence ATGATGAGAAACATATTCGTTGAGGAAGTAAACTGGCAAATTCCTGAAAGCATGGAGATAGAGCTTGTGGAGAGAAAAGGTGTTGGACATCCTGATTACATTGCAGATTCAGCTTCGGAAGAAGCGAGCCTTGCTCTCTCGGAATATTATATAAAAAATTATGGGAGAGTCCTACATCATAATCTTGACAAAGTTCTGTTGGTTGGCGGACAAGCTTCACCAAAATTTGGAGGAGGAAAAGTCAATCAGCCGATATACATAATTGTTTCTGGAAGAGCTACAACTTATGTAAATGTGGGGGGAGCGGTAGAAGAAATACCTGTAGGAACAATCATTGTGAAGGCTGTGAAGAACTGGATAGCCAAGAACATGAGATACCTGAATCCTGAGGAGCATGTTATAGTCGACTACAAGATAGGGAAGGGCTCAGAAGATTTAAGGGGAATTTTTGATTATGAGGAAAAAATACTGTCCAATGATACTAGCTTCGGCGTTGGATTCTATCCTCTCACTACATTGGAAAATTTGGTTCTAAATACTGAAAGGTATCTGAACAGTAAAGAAGCAAAGAGAAAAATCCCTGAACTTGGTGAAGATATAAAAGTAATGGGTCTCAGAAGAAAGAACGAGATAGATTTAACGATTGCTGGAGCTATTATAAGCAGTCTGGTTAAGTCTCCAGATGAATACCTAGAAGTTAAGAGGAAAGTTAAAGAGGAAGTAGAGGCTCTCTCCTCTGAATTGGCACCAGCATTCAATGTGAGAATACACTTCAATACAGGGGATCTTCCAGAGAAGGGAAAGTTTTATCTGACTGTTACAGGTACCAGCGCGGAGCACGGAGATGATGGCGCCACTGGAAGGGGAAACAGGGCCAATGGCCTCATAACACCAATGAGGCCCATGAGCCTTGAAGCAACGGCAGGGAAGAACCCGATCAACCATGTTGGAAAGATTTATAATGTGCTCGCATTTGTGGCAAGCAGGAGAATCTATGAAGAACTAGAATCGGAAATTCATGTGAGCATACAAATATTATCTCAGATAGGAAGGCCCATCGATGAACCGCTGGCAGCATCAATAAAACTCACCCCTATAAGGGGCAACATAACAAGTGATATGAGGGAAACAGCTAAATCTATTGTCGATGAAGAGCTCTCGAACATCAGGAGATACACGGAATTGATCCTCAATAGAAAAATTACCCTCTTCTAA
- a CDS encoding CBS domain-containing protein, which produces MTSRKGISVDELMSSNVITALPDDPLEKVVSLMLENEVGSVVIVNEKGILLGIITERDLITKVIAKKLNPTTLKAKDIMSSPVIFVEPGITIEKAVEIMQSKRIGHLPVVKGGRVVGIIAEGDIIYLAPEFLQLLQIKKRRKRYPL; this is translated from the coding sequence TTGACGTCAAGAAAAGGAATAAGCGTGGACGAATTAATGAGCTCCAACGTGATAACAGCTCTTCCAGACGATCCTCTGGAGAAAGTAGTTAGCTTAATGCTTGAAAACGAGGTCGGAAGCGTAGTTATTGTCAACGAAAAAGGGATCCTTTTGGGAATAATTACTGAAAGGGATCTTATAACAAAGGTAATAGCAAAGAAGCTCAATCCAACGACGCTGAAGGCGAAAGATATAATGTCATCACCAGTTATATTTGTTGAACCTGGAATTACAATAGAGAAGGCAGTCGAAATAATGCAATCAAAGAGAATCGGTCATCTTCCTGTCGTTAAAGGAGGCAGAGTAGTTGGCATAATAGCTGAGGGAGACATAATTTACCTTGCTCCAGAGTTTCTGCAGCTCCTTCAAATAAAGAAGAGAAGAAAGCGCTATCCACTTTAA
- the rqcH gene encoding ribosome rescue protein RqcH yields MSTQMKKSMTAVDLKALVEEIKNIVVGERVQNIYYLSTEGILLFKMKIGDYRYLVMEPGKRVHLTKFSIDVPESPGLLAMSFRKHLRDQQVDDIAQIGFDRILKVTFRNGASIYIEILPRGEIVLTDEHNNILHSTGFKKMKDREIRRGIQYVLPPHVERLPSIEECISLLEKKEIQGISRVLGIPPEVLNEALKRGSGVPQIVCQEIEKILEDSGKLGGFIVFRNELPISFHPYNPTAIEKEDKVKFFDKFNDAVDEFFYKILSLSSLKTISDEERRLSLKVQEIASEIEKYEKEASELYLSAQKILENLQKLRELQKCVMDAREEFGWEKVKERCFGIEEIHPKEGTFTANLGEMKVDLPVNLDPYSFIQRMFEEARKLKRKAESGKQHLEELKRKLEEQREMRVERTEEFAFASRKKSWYEKFRWSITRNGFLVIAGRDMQQNTTIVRKYLKEADIYLHADIQGAPSTVLITDGKSVAEEDIFDAAVIAAAYSKAWKENLTSIDVFWVKGNQVSLSPPSGEYLRKGSFMIYGQKNYIKNVYLMLYIGVQRTEDGYMRPIVGSESSVKINGIPIAALVPGDLSPDTVLEKLISIGKRLNLNLLPLREDLRLLIPGKAKIRASFGNQDLTIK; encoded by the coding sequence ATGTCAACTCAAATGAAAAAATCAATGACAGCAGTTGATTTGAAAGCCTTGGTCGAGGAAATAAAAAATATAGTAGTAGGAGAAAGAGTTCAAAACATATATTATCTTTCCACAGAGGGCATTCTCCTTTTTAAAATGAAGATCGGAGATTACAGGTATCTCGTAATGGAGCCTGGCAAAAGAGTTCATCTCACAAAATTTTCAATTGATGTTCCAGAATCTCCCGGTTTACTGGCTATGTCTTTCAGGAAGCATCTGAGGGATCAGCAAGTAGATGATATAGCTCAGATCGGCTTCGACAGAATCCTTAAGGTAACTTTTAGGAACGGAGCCTCAATTTATATTGAAATACTTCCCAGAGGAGAGATAGTCCTAACAGATGAGCACAATAACATATTACATTCAACAGGATTCAAGAAGATGAAAGATAGGGAAATAAGAAGAGGTATACAGTACGTTCTTCCCCCACATGTTGAAAGACTCCCCTCAATTGAGGAATGCATTTCCCTTTTGGAAAAAAAGGAAATTCAGGGAATCTCCAGGGTGCTTGGAATACCTCCAGAGGTCCTAAATGAAGCATTGAAGAGAGGAAGCGGCGTTCCGCAGATTGTGTGCCAGGAAATTGAAAAAATCTTGGAGGATTCTGGAAAGCTTGGAGGATTCATTGTTTTTAGAAATGAACTTCCTATCAGCTTTCATCCATATAATCCAACTGCTATTGAGAAAGAGGATAAAGTGAAATTCTTCGATAAATTCAACGATGCAGTGGATGAATTTTTCTATAAAATATTGTCGCTTTCATCTCTGAAGACGATCAGCGATGAGGAGAGAAGGCTGTCCCTGAAAGTTCAAGAAATAGCTTCCGAAATTGAAAAATATGAAAAGGAAGCCTCTGAGCTTTACCTATCTGCTCAAAAAATTCTGGAAAATTTACAAAAGCTTAGGGAGCTTCAGAAATGTGTTATGGATGCGAGAGAGGAGTTCGGCTGGGAAAAAGTGAAGGAGAGATGCTTTGGGATAGAAGAGATCCATCCGAAGGAGGGGACATTTACAGCTAATCTAGGTGAAATGAAAGTTGACCTTCCTGTTAACCTAGATCCATATTCCTTTATTCAAAGAATGTTTGAAGAGGCAAGAAAGCTGAAGAGAAAGGCAGAGAGCGGCAAACAGCATCTCGAGGAGCTCAAGAGAAAGCTTGAAGAGCAGAGAGAGATGAGGGTAGAAAGAACTGAAGAATTTGCTTTCGCATCGAGAAAGAAAAGCTGGTACGAAAAGTTCAGATGGAGCATCACGCGCAACGGCTTTCTTGTTATAGCAGGGAGAGACATGCAGCAGAATACAACAATTGTGAGAAAATATCTGAAGGAAGCGGATATTTATCTTCATGCCGATATTCAAGGAGCTCCTTCAACAGTTCTCATTACAGATGGAAAAAGTGTTGCTGAGGAAGATATATTCGACGCAGCGGTAATAGCAGCAGCATATTCAAAGGCATGGAAGGAGAATTTGACTTCGATAGACGTCTTTTGGGTGAAGGGAAATCAAGTCTCTCTATCACCACCATCTGGAGAGTATCTTAGAAAGGGAAGCTTCATGATCTACGGGCAGAAAAATTACATAAAAAATGTTTATCTCATGTTGTACATTGGTGTACAAAGAACAGAAGATGGGTACATGAGGCCAATTGTAGGGTCCGAAAGCTCAGTTAAGATAAACGGAATACCAATAGCGGCTCTAGTTCCAGGGGATCTCTCCCCAGATACTGTTCTGGAGAAGCTGATATCAATAGGCAAAAGGCTGAATCTCAATTTGCTGCCTCTTAGAGAGGATCTTCGCCTCCTAATCCCAGGAAAAGCGAAAATTAGAGCTTCGTTCGGAAATCAGGATTTGACAATTAAATAA
- a CDS encoding class I SAM-dependent methyltransferase translates to MNPREIMKKYDSTAIGYDDLYQEEQSLKYLASWKFLQNFEGNFIDIGCGTLLLERFLHAYGIVRRLNYIVGLDISEKMLMVGLSKISSFLELLNKTDLVRGDASRLPFRDESFDYGTSFTVFTLLPSENIGILEMERILRKGGIYSLLKKRQQWKWKREHEVIAETDKDIIYKIEKSYLNEDLKHVNSNEKINDSS, encoded by the coding sequence TTGAATCCCCGGGAAATAATGAAAAAATATGATTCAACAGCTATTGGATACGATGATCTCTACCAAGAGGAACAGAGCTTGAAGTATTTGGCTTCATGGAAGTTTCTCCAAAATTTCGAGGGCAACTTCATAGATATCGGTTGTGGTACTCTCCTCCTAGAAAGATTTCTCCACGCATATGGTATTGTTAGGAGACTCAATTATATTGTTGGTTTAGACATCAGTGAAAAAATGCTTATGGTAGGTTTATCGAAGATCTCCTCGTTTTTGGAGCTACTAAACAAAACGGATCTAGTCAGAGGAGATGCCTCCAGACTTCCCTTTAGAGATGAATCATTCGACTACGGTACCTCCTTCACTGTTTTTACACTTTTACCATCGGAGAATATTGGGATATTGGAAATGGAAAGAATCCTGAGAAAAGGCGGAATATACTCTTTATTGAAGAAGAGACAGCAGTGGAAATGGAAAAGAGAACATGAAGTTATTGCAGAAACCGATAAGGACATTATATACAAAATTGAAAAGTCATACTTAAATGAGGACTTGAAGCATGTCAACTCAAATGAAAAAATCAATGACAGCAGTTGA
- a CDS encoding U6 snRNA-associated Sm-like protein LSm6 yields MSSKLQLPLKYLQEARGNNVLVKLKDGGEFIGELDFSDATMNVILKNCTEVKERSEEPKAKYGTILIRGSQILFISLDYKKY; encoded by the coding sequence ATGTCTTCAAAATTGCAGTTACCTCTAAAATACTTACAAGAAGCAAGAGGAAATAACGTTCTTGTAAAGCTGAAAGACGGTGGAGAATTCATAGGAGAGCTAGATTTCAGCGATGCTACTATGAATGTTATATTGAAGAATTGTACTGAGGTCAAGGAGAGGAGCGAGGAGCCAAAAGCAAAATATGGGACCATTCTCATAAGAGGTAGCCAAATTCTCTTCATCAGTCTCGATTATAAGAAGTATTGA
- a CDS encoding DUF460 domain-containing protein, translated as MKLLENEKESPKLSEENVNKCYLGLDLFKYEEGRRTFSIVLLCNGKVVAKYDDVGLEKVVRLSWEWNVSKIAIDSITELGEGKTEIGRFVSLLPEKTEIFQINLSDNQERDLREMLRSQGFSTGQLTPSKTAYYLALLASYGFGKEAVKKEVTTKIIVRKNRNLGPGGMSSNRYRRKVRTAILQIVNSIKDLLDSGGFDYDLLYRKSGGGLDGATFTVFASRESLESLIKPKTGTSVSIEIRPEYKIKLSFEESPMESKPLIVGIDPGMTYGIAILDIDGKIIYAGSWHKMSRLDAVEFIEKYGKPIVVATDVFPVPNSVKKIASQFGSEIFVPEKILSVEEKRTMVEEARKIGEIENVDAHTRDALAAAYAAYKALSRKLAEVNTYLQKTGLNLPADRIKRRIIEGASLADAVEAELRTYLSSVNKTIRLISYPETKRGEQKERKEIESMEVIRKENFLLRKKIEELENELERREKELSLYKKGVLQLSKEDYYAREIHRLRESIAEMEKALKKRESELESKLEEINRISSMLNRVINGEMVIVPTISSLTKANLGALKSIRKKIIYVENPDSYQRDAIIDLVKEDPLAVAIPGPLSDRGLISILESFGIPVLSLSDFESSRFNNIIFMSSEAEKEAIKRKEELRKAIRSEEKEKIISLIEKYKEERAKTSSLKK; from the coding sequence ATGAAACTTCTAGAAAACGAGAAAGAGTCCCCCAAGCTATCCGAAGAAAACGTCAACAAGTGCTATTTAGGATTAGATTTGTTCAAATATGAGGAAGGAAGAAGGACCTTCTCGATTGTATTGCTTTGCAATGGGAAAGTAGTTGCAAAGTACGATGATGTAGGACTGGAAAAGGTTGTGAGACTAAGCTGGGAATGGAACGTTTCAAAAATTGCGATAGATAGTATTACAGAATTAGGCGAAGGAAAGACAGAAATTGGAAGGTTTGTTTCTCTTCTTCCTGAAAAGACAGAGATCTTTCAGATAAATTTATCAGACAATCAGGAAAGGGATCTAAGGGAAATGCTCCGCAGCCAAGGGTTCTCTACTGGACAGCTCACCCCATCGAAAACAGCATATTATCTAGCCCTTCTGGCTTCATATGGATTTGGGAAGGAGGCTGTAAAGAAGGAAGTCACGACAAAAATAATTGTCAGAAAGAACAGAAACCTTGGTCCAGGTGGAATGAGTAGCAACAGATACAGAAGAAAAGTCAGAACAGCAATACTTCAAATAGTCAATTCAATAAAAGATCTGCTAGATAGTGGAGGCTTCGATTACGATCTGCTTTATAGAAAGTCTGGCGGCGGATTGGATGGAGCAACTTTTACAGTTTTTGCCTCAAGAGAGTCCCTCGAGAGTCTAATCAAGCCTAAAACAGGAACAAGCGTTAGCATAGAGATAAGGCCAGAGTACAAGATCAAGCTCTCTTTTGAAGAAAGCCCGATGGAAAGCAAGCCTTTAATTGTTGGAATAGATCCTGGAATGACATATGGCATCGCAATTCTTGACATTGATGGAAAGATAATCTATGCAGGATCATGGCACAAAATGAGCAGACTTGACGCAGTAGAATTCATAGAGAAATATGGAAAACCAATAGTTGTTGCAACCGATGTATTTCCTGTTCCCAACAGTGTTAAGAAGATAGCATCACAGTTTGGATCAGAAATATTTGTTCCAGAAAAAATTCTCAGCGTAGAAGAAAAAAGAACCATGGTGGAAGAAGCTAGAAAAATTGGAGAAATAGAGAACGTCGATGCACACACAAGGGATGCTCTGGCCGCAGCTTATGCTGCCTATAAGGCTCTATCGAGAAAACTAGCTGAAGTAAATACATATCTTCAAAAAACAGGGTTGAACCTACCCGCTGATAGAATAAAGAGAAGAATTATTGAGGGTGCTTCTTTAGCAGATGCTGTCGAGGCGGAACTAAGAACGTATTTGAGCTCAGTAAACAAGACCATAAGATTGATTTCGTATCCAGAAACTAAAAGAGGAGAACAAAAGGAGAGAAAGGAAATTGAATCAATGGAAGTCATACGAAAGGAAAACTTTCTCCTGAGAAAAAAGATCGAGGAGTTGGAGAATGAGCTTGAAAGAAGAGAAAAAGAGCTGTCTCTATACAAAAAAGGCGTCCTTCAGCTGAGCAAGGAGGATTACTATGCTAGAGAGATACATAGGCTCAGAGAATCCATAGCAGAGATGGAAAAGGCTCTGAAAAAAAGAGAATCTGAACTGGAATCAAAGCTTGAAGAGATTAATAGGATAAGCTCCATGCTGAATAGAGTAATAAATGGAGAGATGGTCATCGTTCCAACAATTTCCAGTCTAACCAAAGCTAATTTAGGAGCTCTGAAAAGCATAAGGAAAAAAATAATCTACGTAGAAAATCCGGATTCCTATCAGAGAGATGCAATAATTGACCTCGTTAAGGAAGATCCTCTAGCTGTGGCAATACCCGGACCACTATCTGATAGAGGATTGATATCTATTCTCGAGAGCTTCGGGATTCCCGTTCTAAGTTTGTCCGATTTCGAATCTTCAAGATTCAATAACATCATCTTCATGAGCTCAGAGGCAGAGAAAGAGGCTATAAAAAGGAAGGAAGAGCTGAGAAAAGCTATCAGGAGTGAAGAAAAAGAGAAAATAATATCGCTTATTGAGAAGTACAAAGAAGAGAGAGCTAAAACCTCTTCCCTCAAAAAATAA
- a CDS encoding AAA-associated domain-containing protein, translated as MSEHREYVLPVSPKCISLDHVVGLIETIYSLGGKADASFINDVTDADIDVLTHAIDLSEIFGLIKYKDGDIVLTDLGLKASRTHLRELKKILREKSVGIHPIVDIMQKARESEDRSINEEEIYAILEKYYSENELSKAIRCVLQWIYYLELGTWDYEEGSLILKE; from the coding sequence TTGAGCGAGCACAGGGAATATGTTCTCCCAGTATCACCGAAATGCATCAGCCTTGACCATGTAGTAGGTCTTATAGAAACCATATATAGCCTTGGAGGAAAGGCTGATGCTTCCTTCATAAATGATGTAACTGATGCTGATATAGACGTTCTAACCCACGCTATAGATCTCTCAGAAATATTTGGCTTAATAAAATACAAAGATGGAGATATTGTACTAACCGATCTAGGTTTGAAAGCCTCAAGAACTCACCTGAGAGAGCTGAAGAAAATATTGAGAGAGAAGTCTGTCGGAATTCATCCCATCGTAGATATAATGCAGAAGGCGAGAGAAAGTGAAGATAGGTCAATAAATGAGGAAGAGATATATGCGATACTAGAAAAATATTACAGTGAGAACGAGCTGTCCAAGGCAATAAGATGTGTTCTACAATGGATCTACTATCTCGAGCTTGGTACATGGGATTATGAGGAGGGAAGCCTGATATTAAAAGAATAA